One window from the genome of SAR202 cluster bacterium encodes:
- the trpB gene encoding tryptophan synthase subunit beta, with the protein MNKDSKILWPNDKGRFGEFGGRYVPETLIPALDELLESYEKIKTDKGFIKEFSTLLEYFVGRPTPLYFAENLTKYFKGPKIYLKREDLSHTGAHKINNAIGQALLAKKMGKTRIIAETGAGQHGVATATVCAKLGLECHVYMGSIDIERQNPNVRRMELLGANIISVSSGTKTLKDAINEAIRDWVSNVDTTHYLIGSAIGPHPYPVIVRDFQSVIGAEVREQSLKQLGTLPSAVIACVGGGSNAIGIFYPFINDLDVKLIGVEAGGKGENTDATAATLVKGTPGVLHGTYTYLLQDNYGQIQETHSVSAGLDYPGVGPEHAYLKDTERAKYVSADDQMAIDGFKLLCSTEGIIPALEPAHVIGYLPHIIKDFSSKDIMVIGLSGRGDKDLDTVLSL; encoded by the coding sequence ATGAATAAGGATTCTAAAATATTATGGCCAAATGATAAAGGTAGGTTTGGAGAGTTTGGAGGTAGATATGTACCTGAAACACTTATTCCAGCTCTTGATGAATTACTTGAATCATATGAAAAAATTAAAACAGATAAGGGTTTTATCAAAGAGTTTTCTACATTATTAGAATATTTTGTTGGTCGACCAACTCCTTTGTATTTTGCTGAAAATCTAACCAAATATTTTAAAGGACCAAAAATATATCTAAAAAGAGAAGATCTATCTCATACTGGCGCCCATAAAATCAACAATGCAATAGGTCAGGCACTTCTAGCAAAAAAAATGGGAAAAACTCGTATAATCGCTGAGACTGGGGCTGGTCAACACGGAGTCGCAACAGCTACTGTTTGTGCGAAATTAGGTTTAGAATGCCATGTTTACATGGGATCTATAGATATTGAAAGGCAAAATCCAAATGTTCGTAGAATGGAATTATTAGGGGCAAATATTATTTCAGTCAGTAGTGGAACCAAAACCCTCAAAGACGCTATAAATGAAGCAATACGAGATTGGGTTAGTAATGTAGATACCACACACTATTTAATTGGAAGTGCTATAGGCCCACATCCATATCCTGTTATCGTTCGTGATTTCCAGTCAGTAATTGGAGCAGAAGTCAGAGAGCAAAGTCTAAAACAATTAGGAACATTACCAAGTGCAGTTATAGCGTGTGTAGGAGGTGGCAGTAATGCAATTGGTATATTTTACCCTTTTATCAATGATTTAGATGTTAAATTAATTGGTGTTGAAGCTGGAGGTAAAGGTGAAAATACTGACGCTACTGCCGCAACATTAGTTAAAGGAACACCAGGGGTACTCCATGGGACATATACTTATTTATTACAGGATAATTATGGACAAATTCAAGAAACTCATAGCGTTTCAGCAGGTTTAGATTATCCGGGAGTAGGACCAGAACATGCATATTTGAAAGATACAGAACGAGCTAAATACGTTTCGGCTGATGATCAAATGGCTATTGATGGATTCAAACTATTGTGTTCAACCGAAGGCATTATCCCTGCGTTAGAACCTGCACATGTTATAGGATATTTACCTCACATTATCAAGGATTTCTCATCCAAAGATATTATGGTTATAGGTCTAAGTGGTAGGGGGGATAAGGACCTCGATACTGTTTTATCTTTATAA
- a CDS encoding MBL fold metallo-hydrolase encodes MSSNATIGQVEVTRYIQSTVKFNSGNTTIWVDPFGLNDDLIGGDKADIILLTHEHGDHFNLDAINAVSKEGTILVCNNSGIEQKIRGNVSSELIVMKEGDKNLVSGINVEAVAGYNDFHPRNNGHDSFNIGFIFEFGGARILNAGDTDLIEEFAAMSPLDLALLPIGNAGYTMDEADAAKAVNEMLKPGAVIPVHYGFATGGDPEKFKSLINSGINVEILDPLNPMKAG; translated from the coding sequence ATGTCTAGTAATGCAACAATTGGTCAAGTAGAAGTTACTCGATACATTCAATCAACCGTTAAATTTAACTCAGGGAATACTACAATTTGGGTCGATCCATTTGGTTTAAACGATGATCTTATTGGAGGGGATAAAGCTGATATTATACTTTTAACTCATGAACATGGTGACCACTTTAATTTAGATGCCATTAATGCTGTTTCTAAAGAAGGTACTATCTTGGTTTGTAACAATAGTGGTATTGAGCAAAAAATTAGAGGGAATGTTAGTAGTGAATTGATAGTTATGAAAGAAGGTGATAAAAATCTTGTCTCTGGAATAAATGTTGAGGCTGTTGCAGGGTACAATGATTTCCATCCACGCAATAATGGCCATGATAGTTTTAATATTGGGTTTATATTTGAATTTGGTGGAGCTAGAATATTAAATGCTGGAGATACTGATTTAATTGAAGAATTTGCTGCAATGTCACCATTAGATTTAGCATTACTACCAATCGGAAACGCTGGTTATACTATGGATGAGGCTGACGCTGCTAAGGCGGTAAATGAAATGTTAAAGCCTGGAGCTGTTATTCCAGTACATTATGGATTTGCTACTGGAGGAGATCCAGAGAAATTCAAGTCATTAATTAATTCTGGAATTAATGTAGAAATATTAGATCCATTAAATCCAATGAAAGCAGGATAA
- a CDS encoding dehydratase, whose translation MSKETLYWDDVEEASEVTPLPKNASSQLLVKYAGASGDFYQIHYDVEFAKNNNLPGIIIHGALKNAWLGQLMTDWIGETGMLRKLSCQYRAMDVPNEDLICKGIVTKKYKDGNHHLLDCDIWLENSKGDKTTPGTATVELPIRD comes from the coding sequence ATGTCAAAAGAAACTTTATACTGGGATGATGTTGAAGAAGCTTCTGAAGTTACACCGCTCCCTAAAAATGCTAGTAGCCAACTTTTAGTAAAATACGCTGGAGCATCTGGAGATTTTTATCAAATTCATTATGACGTAGAATTTGCAAAAAATAACAACCTTCCAGGAATAATAATACACGGAGCATTAAAAAATGCTTGGTTAGGACAATTAATGACTGACTGGATTGGTGAAACAGGAATGTTAAGAAAACTAAGTTGCCAGTATAGAGCCATGGATGTACCAAATGAGGACTTGATTTGTAAAGGTATTGTGACAAAAAAATACAAAGATGGAAATCATCATCTTTTAGACTGTGATATATGGTTAGAAAATAGTAAGGGTGACAAGACTACACCTGGTACAGCAACAGTAGAACTTCCAATTAGAGATTAA